Proteins encoded in a region of the Planococcus shixiaomingii genome:
- a CDS encoding glucose 1-dehydrogenase codes for MARLKGKVSIITGAAQGMGASHAKKFIEEGAKVVLTDLNEEKGQALAKELGGNALFVKHNVTSAEDWATVVAETEKAFGPVNVLVNNAGITMAKSILQTTEEEYRRIVDINQVSVFLGMKAAIPSMQQAGGGSIVNISSMNGLVAGAIGYTDTKFAVRGMTKAAAMECAHYGIRVNSVHPGVIATPMVVQEDTKAAVEEFSKHIPLKRVAEAEEVSNMVLFLASDEASYSTGSEFVIDGGMTAQ; via the coding sequence ATGGCTCGTTTAAAAGGAAAGGTCTCCATCATAACAGGTGCTGCCCAAGGTATGGGGGCTTCCCATGCGAAAAAATTCATTGAAGAAGGCGCAAAAGTAGTACTAACCGATTTAAATGAAGAAAAAGGCCAAGCTTTAGCGAAAGAACTTGGTGGAAATGCTTTGTTCGTTAAGCACAACGTAACAAGTGCAGAAGACTGGGCAACGGTCGTGGCAGAAACTGAAAAAGCATTCGGTCCGGTGAACGTTCTTGTCAACAATGCCGGCATCACGATGGCGAAATCAATTTTACAGACCACTGAAGAAGAATACCGCCGGATTGTGGATATTAACCAAGTCTCGGTATTCCTTGGCATGAAGGCGGCTATTCCGTCCATGCAGCAAGCAGGCGGCGGTTCGATCGTCAACATTTCATCCATGAACGGCCTGGTCGCAGGCGCTATCGGCTACACCGATACGAAGTTTGCTGTTCGCGGCATGACAAAAGCGGCGGCGATGGAATGCGCCCATTACGGAATCCGTGTGAACTCTGTTCATCCGGGTGTTATCGCAACTCCGATGGTTGTGCAAGAAGACACGAAAGCGGCTGTGGAGGAATTCTCGAAACACATTCCGCTGAAGCGTGTGGCAGAGGCGGAAGAAGTATCCAACATGGTCTTGTTCTTGGCGTCAGACGAAGCCAGCTATTCTACAGGTTCGGAATTTGTGATCGACGGTGGGATGACCGCTCAATAG
- a CDS encoding SDR family oxidoreductase, producing the protein MKILILGGTRFLGRFLTEAALRKGHDVTLFNRGKANPELFPETEKLIGDRNGDLKALEGRTWDAVIDTCGYVPWVVRESAELLAGAVGHYTFISSASVYDELEEPGIDENHPVRKLSPEKVEELEKGDADTAVSEYYGELKFLCEQEVEKAFPGRSLNVRPGLIVGPYDFTDRFNYWVNRIAKGGEVLAPGRKDKEVQFVDVRDLADWTVNMVEQNVTGTFNVTGPDSRLTMEQLLQECQAATESDAELVWADEEFLLANDVQFWSEMPLWIPDRENMAGFLTVDIGKALGTGMTFRPLSETIRDTLAWEAERTVTERKAGLEAEKEKTVLEMWKESTR; encoded by the coding sequence ATGAAGATATTGATTCTTGGCGGCACCCGTTTTTTAGGCCGCTTTCTGACAGAGGCGGCACTTCGGAAAGGGCATGATGTGACCTTGTTTAATCGGGGCAAAGCGAATCCGGAATTATTCCCGGAGACTGAGAAACTGATTGGAGACCGAAACGGAGATTTAAAGGCGCTTGAAGGGCGGACATGGGATGCGGTGATTGATACGTGCGGTTATGTTCCGTGGGTTGTCCGGGAGTCGGCGGAGCTGCTTGCAGGTGCGGTGGGGCATTACACGTTCATCTCCAGTGCATCAGTCTATGATGAGTTGGAAGAGCCGGGAATAGATGAAAATCATCCGGTCAGAAAGCTGTCGCCTGAAAAAGTGGAAGAGCTGGAAAAAGGGGATGCTGATACGGCAGTCAGCGAATACTACGGTGAGTTGAAGTTTTTATGCGAACAGGAAGTGGAAAAAGCTTTTCCAGGACGCAGTTTGAATGTGCGGCCGGGGCTGATTGTCGGGCCGTATGATTTCACTGATCGCTTTAATTACTGGGTGAACCGCATCGCGAAAGGCGGAGAGGTGCTTGCGCCTGGCAGAAAAGACAAGGAAGTCCAATTCGTCGATGTCCGGGACTTGGCCGATTGGACCGTGAATATGGTCGAACAAAATGTCACGGGAACTTTTAATGTGACAGGCCCTGATTCCCGGTTGACGATGGAGCAATTGCTGCAGGAATGCCAGGCGGCTACGGAAAGTGATGCCGAATTGGTGTGGGCGGACGAAGAGTTCTTGTTAGCGAATGATGTCCAGTTTTGGTCGGAGATGCCCCTTTGGATACCGGACCGGGAAAATATGGCAGGCTTTCTAACAGTGGATATCGGAAAAGCGCTGGGCACTGGAATGACTTTCCGTCCCCTATCCGAAACCATTCGAGACACACTTGCCTGGGAAGCAGAACGCACTGTAACCGAACGGAAGGCGGGCTTGGAGGCAGAGAAAGAAAAAACAGTACTCGAAATGTGGAAGGAAAGTACACGCTAA
- a CDS encoding Type 1 glutamine amidotransferase-like domain-containing protein, producing the protein MGKLFFYSDQIVESPGNRRLDHILLEGADLQNTKIGYIPSTEDEEKTHFNVKAQYYRNYGIQDCVFFDLYSEFDSSNIDKLLQCDIIHLSAGNPIEFQKAIKHRKMEQVLCDYFHQGGIIVGVSGGAVQLGNSIKLFQLFSGDSSEVLEGLQLVDFDFLPHYNRWDEDFKRDVESYAEKAGTTVYAGNDGDGMIVENGKIEMIGDIVVINGQ; encoded by the coding sequence GTGGGGAAGTTATTCTTTTATAGCGATCAAATAGTTGAATCTCCAGGTAATCGAAGGTTGGATCACATACTGCTCGAAGGTGCGGATTTGCAAAATACCAAGATAGGTTACATTCCGTCTACAGAGGATGAAGAAAAAACACATTTCAATGTAAAAGCCCAGTATTACCGGAATTATGGAATTCAAGATTGTGTGTTTTTTGATCTTTACAGCGAATTCGATTCCTCTAACATTGATAAATTGCTTCAATGCGACATCATTCATCTTTCTGCAGGGAATCCGATTGAATTCCAGAAGGCCATCAAGCATCGGAAAATGGAACAGGTTTTATGCGATTACTTCCACCAAGGCGGAATTATTGTAGGAGTAAGCGGAGGTGCCGTTCAGCTTGGTAATTCCATCAAATTATTTCAGCTGTTTTCAGGGGATTCGAGTGAAGTACTAGAAGGATTACAACTCGTTGATTTTGATTTCTTGCCTCACTATAATCGATGGGATGAAGACTTTAAACGAGATGTGGAAAGCTATGCTGAAAAGGCTGGGACAACAGTTTATGCAGGAAATGATGGTGATGGGATGATCGTTGAGAATGGCAAAATCGAAATGATAGGCGACATCGTTGTGATCAACGGTCAATAA
- a CDS encoding glucose 1-dehydrogenase: MINYTDKVVIITGGGSGLGRAAALSIAKQGGKLVLADMNKDGLEESRSEILAAAPQAEIEVVEANVTNEEDVKNYVQFTLDKFGKIDGFFNNAGIEGKQNLTEDFGSDEFEKVVNVNLNGVFYGMKHVLKVMKKQGFGSIVNTASVGGIRGVGNQSGYAASKHGVVGLTRNSGIEYGQFGVSINAIAPGAIMTPMVEGSLKQMAGDNWEAAGQEFVSVNPMKRFGKPEEVGNLVAFLLSDAAKFINATVIPIDGGQSYKY; encoded by the coding sequence ATGATTAATTACACAGACAAAGTTGTTATTATCACAGGCGGAGGGTCCGGACTCGGACGCGCAGCTGCACTTTCCATCGCCAAACAAGGCGGTAAACTTGTCCTTGCCGACATGAACAAAGACGGTCTTGAAGAAAGCAGAAGCGAAATTCTTGCTGCTGCTCCCCAAGCTGAAATTGAAGTTGTTGAAGCGAACGTAACAAATGAAGAAGACGTGAAAAATTACGTTCAATTCACCCTTGATAAATTTGGCAAGATTGACGGCTTCTTCAATAATGCCGGCATCGAAGGCAAACAGAACCTGACAGAAGACTTCGGCTCGGATGAGTTCGAAAAAGTAGTCAACGTCAACTTGAACGGCGTCTTCTACGGCATGAAACATGTACTCAAAGTCATGAAAAAACAAGGCTTCGGCTCAATCGTCAATACTGCATCAGTCGGCGGGATCCGCGGAGTCGGCAACCAATCCGGCTACGCAGCCAGCAAACACGGCGTTGTCGGTTTGACTCGCAACTCCGGCATCGAATACGGCCAATTCGGCGTTAGCATCAACGCTATTGCACCTGGCGCTATCATGACGCCTATGGTGGAAGGTTCGCTTAAGCAAATGGCCGGCGACAACTGGGAAGCGGCCGGACAGGAATTCGTCAGCGTCAACCCAATGAAACGTTTCGGCAAGCCAGAAGAAGTCGGCAACTTGGTAGCTTTCCTTCTATCGGACGCTGCAAAATTCATCAACGCTACCGTTATTCCGATTGACGGCGGACAGTCTTATAAATATTAA
- a CDS encoding TetR/AcrR family transcriptional regulator — protein MEEKKENLSPQAERTKRQFKQAFTELINEKGYSRVSVTDIVQHAQYNRATFYLYYLDKAHITEELRQEMFQQIKCKSIERYEPEKEISTTSMDADSFELITFIYDNRSFFNLYLIEDTIPGLYKDLPRAIFELFEEKFTFTPVGEHDINSSHFKLYMAHGTAGLILDWAGNGYQKSPKEVAGELIEILRAIAAGFRVE, from the coding sequence ATGGAAGAGAAGAAAGAAAACCTTTCACCACAAGCGGAACGGACGAAGCGCCAATTCAAGCAGGCGTTTACCGAATTGATAAATGAAAAAGGATACAGCCGGGTATCGGTAACAGACATTGTGCAGCACGCACAATACAACCGGGCGACATTTTACCTCTACTATTTGGATAAAGCGCATATCACCGAAGAGCTTAGGCAAGAGATGTTCCAACAGATCAAATGCAAAAGCATAGAACGGTACGAACCTGAAAAGGAAATTTCAACCACATCAATGGATGCAGATTCTTTTGAACTCATAACGTTCATCTATGATAACCGATCGTTTTTCAATCTGTATTTAATAGAAGATACGATTCCAGGCCTTTACAAAGACTTGCCGCGTGCTATTTTTGAATTATTTGAAGAGAAGTTCACCTTTACCCCAGTAGGTGAGCATGACATCAATTCTTCCCATTTTAAACTGTATATGGCCCATGGAACCGCCGGGCTGATATTGGATTGGGCCGGAAATGGCTATCAGAAGTCGCCGAAGGAAGTTGCAGGGGAGCTGATCGAAATCTTGCGGGCAATTGCGGCCGGGTTTCGGGTGGAATAG
- a CDS encoding PspA/IM30 family protein, with protein MEILKRFRDIMASNMNAMLDQAEDPEKMIDQYLRDLNSDLGKVKAETAAIMAAEKRERRELEELQKEIDDMQRYAVKALEANNEDDARKFLQRKAELTDKEKDRKTAVELAATNTQQMRQMHEKLQEDIGELESRRSELKGKASVAKAQQKMNDLQSSVNSSGERISAFDRMEQKINQELDEAMAMQELNKSSATDIKDLASKYETDSGVEDELASLKAGVNVDDELEALKSQVNKGEQ; from the coding sequence ATGGAAATCCTAAAGCGGTTCAGAGATATTATGGCGAGCAATATGAATGCGATGTTAGACCAGGCGGAAGATCCGGAAAAGATGATCGACCAGTATTTGCGTGATTTGAACAGCGACCTCGGTAAAGTGAAAGCGGAGACGGCAGCGATCATGGCGGCTGAAAAACGAGAGCGCCGGGAACTGGAAGAGCTGCAAAAAGAAATTGACGACATGCAGCGCTATGCGGTAAAAGCTTTGGAAGCGAACAATGAAGACGACGCCCGGAAATTCCTGCAGCGGAAAGCCGAGCTGACGGACAAGGAAAAAGACCGGAAGACCGCTGTTGAACTCGCGGCCACGAATACCCAGCAAATGCGCCAAATGCACGAGAAGCTGCAAGAGGATATTGGTGAACTCGAGTCCCGCCGTTCAGAACTGAAAGGGAAAGCAAGTGTCGCGAAGGCGCAACAGAAGATGAACGACCTTCAGTCGTCGGTGAATAGCTCGGGTGAGCGGATTTCGGCGTTTGACCGCATGGAACAAAAAATCAATCAGGAGCTTGATGAAGCGATGGCGATGCAAGAACTGAACAAAAGTTCGGCTACGGACATCAAAGATTTGGCTTCGAAATACGAGACTGATTCGGGAGTAGAAGATGAATTGGCTTCGCTGAAAGCGGGCGTCAACGTAGACGACGAACTGGAAGCGCTGAAAAGCCAGGTAAACAAAGGCGAACAATGA
- a CDS encoding TFIIB-type zinc ribbon-containing protein, with protein MVIQYKCPNCGADMAFDSDSGKLSCPNCGRQDNIEAFPEENIQRKLDPEEAKEYHCENCGAVILTEANTAATHCSFCGAPVVLADRLTGDLAPAKVIPFTISKEEAVAAFRKWTRNGRLTPRGFMNGDRIKKMTGMYVPFWLYDIDGTADVAAVATRVRQYQQGDTIYTETDFYDVRREIDLSYLKVPADASEKMDDELMDKLEPYDYGELKDFRMPYLAGFLAEKYDYDDEALFSRVESKIVPYIDAFIGTTISGYSTVSYTNKQIQANKSKVYYTLFPVWMVYYDFENKEHTFAMNGQTGKVVGKPPISKGKVVAWFTGIAASAFAVMKGISYMVGGVLW; from the coding sequence ATGGTCATCCAATATAAATGCCCGAACTGTGGAGCGGACATGGCGTTCGACAGCGATTCGGGCAAGTTGTCCTGCCCGAACTGCGGCAGGCAAGATAACATCGAGGCATTTCCAGAAGAAAACATCCAGCGGAAGCTCGACCCCGAGGAAGCGAAAGAATACCATTGTGAAAACTGCGGGGCCGTGATCCTGACGGAAGCCAATACGGCAGCGACCCATTGCAGTTTCTGCGGTGCGCCGGTTGTGCTGGCTGACCGGCTGACGGGTGACCTCGCTCCCGCGAAAGTGATTCCCTTCACAATCAGCAAGGAAGAAGCCGTCGCCGCTTTCCGGAAATGGACGAGGAACGGGCGTTTGACGCCGAGAGGCTTCATGAACGGCGACCGGATTAAAAAGATGACTGGGATGTACGTGCCATTTTGGCTCTATGATATTGATGGAACCGCCGACGTGGCAGCTGTCGCGACGCGGGTGCGCCAATATCAGCAGGGCGATACGATTTACACCGAAACCGACTTCTACGACGTTCGCCGGGAAATCGACCTCAGTTACCTCAAAGTGCCGGCGGATGCGTCGGAGAAAATGGACGATGAACTGATGGACAAGCTTGAGCCTTATGATTACGGTGAGCTTAAGGATTTCCGGATGCCTTACCTCGCCGGCTTTCTCGCGGAAAAATACGATTATGACGATGAAGCTTTGTTCTCCAGGGTGGAATCGAAAATCGTGCCGTATATCGACGCGTTTATTGGCACCACAATTTCGGGCTACTCGACCGTCAGCTATACGAATAAACAAATTCAGGCCAATAAAAGCAAAGTGTATTATACGTTGTTTCCGGTATGGATGGTTTATTACGATTTTGAGAACAAGGAACATACCTTTGCGATGAACGGCCAGACCGGGAAAGTGGTCGGCAAACCGCCAATCAGCAAGGGCAAAGTAGTTGCTTGGTTTACGGGCATCGCCGCTTCGGCCTTTGCCGTGATGAAGGGCATCTCATATATGGTAGGAGGTGTTCTTTGGTGA
- a CDS encoding TPM domain-containing protein, which translates to MRRLNAKAPVMLFWMLFFIAIGGTGVSAEVDQHLYDDAGLLSDSEKSQLEALAAEHSREEGIDFLFLTTNETEGRTTETYMGDFFDQWKADTGQSNAVILTIDMENREFYLAGFGTAETKLDNQRVQMILDRITPYMQRSDYGGAFYETVTTASRYMEYRPGVNPESIFLKTWFHAAVALLLGGLVVGSMVFNAGGRVTTTSSTYVDRDHTRVRSEQDRFRNKTVSRRRIPKSNKSGGGGFGGGMTGGGSSYSGGGRSF; encoded by the coding sequence GTGAGAAGATTGAATGCTAAAGCGCCGGTCATGCTTTTTTGGATGTTGTTTTTTATTGCCATCGGCGGGACAGGTGTGTCTGCCGAAGTTGATCAGCACCTATACGATGATGCAGGGCTGTTGAGTGATTCGGAAAAAAGTCAATTGGAAGCTCTTGCCGCGGAGCACAGCCGCGAAGAAGGAATCGATTTTCTTTTCCTGACGACGAACGAAACCGAAGGCAGAACTACTGAAACGTATATGGGCGATTTTTTTGACCAATGGAAGGCTGACACCGGACAAAGCAATGCGGTTATTCTGACGATTGATATGGAGAACCGGGAATTTTATTTGGCTGGTTTTGGGACAGCGGAAACAAAACTTGATAATCAGCGGGTCCAGATGATACTGGACCGTATTACTCCGTACATGCAGAGGAGCGACTATGGCGGCGCTTTTTATGAAACGGTGACGACCGCTAGCCGTTATATGGAATACCGGCCGGGCGTTAATCCGGAAAGCATTTTCCTCAAGACCTGGTTCCATGCAGCGGTTGCGCTGCTGCTTGGCGGTTTGGTTGTCGGCTCAATGGTCTTTAACGCGGGCGGACGTGTCACCACCACTTCGTCCACTTACGTCGACCGTGACCATACCCGGGTGAGAAGTGAACAGGACCGGTTCCGGAACAAAACCGTTTCCCGGCGCAGAATCCCTAAAAGCAATAAAAGTGGGGGCGGTGGTTTTGGCGGCGGAATGACCGGCGGCGGAAGTTCCTACAGCGGAGGCGGCCGCAGTTTCTAA
- a CDS encoding SPFH domain-containing protein, translating to MAFFGNQFSDVVEWDEFREDMIFWKWTNQEIKKGSRLIIRPGQDAIFLNNGRIEGVFEDDGEYDIESEIVPFLSTLKGFRFGFNSGMRVEVLFVNTKEFVVRWGTKNPINIPAPGLPGGMPIRANGTFQFKVSDYVGFIDKIAGIRDSYLVDEVKIRLTAVLDQLLMKWITKEGKNMFNLQANAHEIGRGILDDLNMEMMDDGMKVTGFQIMSFNYPQEIQDMINKNASIGMVGDVSKYQQISVADAMGKSSGSNTASDMAGMMMGMNIAKEMMDGQKESSSQNQPAAENSNSQAASDSGNAPNFCPNCGQKNEGAKFCPNCGQKLA from the coding sequence ATGGCATTTTTCGGCAATCAATTTTCAGATGTAGTGGAATGGGATGAGTTCAGGGAAGATATGATTTTCTGGAAGTGGACCAATCAGGAAATCAAAAAAGGCAGCAGGCTGATCATCCGGCCTGGACAAGATGCCATCTTCCTGAATAACGGCAGGATCGAAGGGGTTTTTGAAGACGACGGCGAGTACGACATTGAATCGGAAATCGTGCCATTTTTGTCGACGTTGAAAGGATTCCGTTTCGGTTTCAACAGCGGCATGCGGGTGGAAGTGCTTTTCGTCAACACGAAAGAGTTTGTGGTCAGATGGGGCACCAAAAACCCAATCAATATCCCGGCGCCGGGACTCCCTGGCGGCATGCCGATTCGGGCAAATGGCACATTCCAGTTCAAGGTCAGCGACTATGTCGGCTTTATCGATAAAATTGCGGGAATCCGCGACAGTTACCTGGTGGATGAAGTGAAGATCCGCCTCACCGCGGTACTTGATCAGCTCTTGATGAAATGGATTACCAAAGAAGGCAAGAACATGTTCAATTTGCAGGCGAATGCCCATGAGATTGGGCGGGGCATTCTGGATGATCTCAATATGGAAATGATGGACGACGGCATGAAAGTCACCGGTTTCCAGATCATGAGCTTTAACTATCCGCAGGAAATCCAGGATATGATCAACAAAAACGCTTCCATCGGAATGGTGGGTGACGTCTCGAAATACCAGCAAATCTCCGTCGCTGATGCGATGGGCAAATCCTCCGGCTCCAATACCGCCTCCGATATGGCGGGGATGATGATGGGGATGAACATTGCGAAAGAGATGATGGATGGCCAAAAAGAGTCCAGCTCTCAAAATCAGCCCGCTGCAGAAAATTCCAATTCACAAGCAGCGAGCGACAGTGGGAACGCGCCGAATTTTTGTCCGAACTGCGGACAGAAAAACGAAGGCGCAAAGTTTTGCCCGAATTGCGGGCAGAAGTTAGCGTAA
- a CDS encoding ZinT family metal-binding protein, whose amino-acid sequence MKNSLTKGIGILAISSLLAAGCQSADSSDVEQETPSASSVSAGSSETETRSEQREREYEQGNEQEHNHDHGHELDEETQKIYDGIFEDSQVKDRPLSDWAGDWQSVYPYLKSGELDEVFADKALHSDEMTAEEYKEYYTVGYKTDVDRVVIEEETVTFFKDGKELSGEYVYDGYEILTYEAGNRGVRFVFKLAQETAGLPQFIQFSDHSIFQTDASHYHLYWGDDRQALLDEVVNWPTYYPSQMDGHTIAHEMMAH is encoded by the coding sequence ATGAAGAATTCATTAACCAAAGGAATAGGGATCCTGGCAATTTCCTCCCTGCTGGCAGCTGGCTGCCAATCTGCAGATTCATCCGACGTCGAGCAGGAGACACCATCTGCTTCAAGCGTTTCGGCTGGCTCTTCTGAAACAGAAACTCGCTCGGAACAAAGAGAACGCGAATATGAACAAGGCAACGAGCAAGAACATAACCACGATCATGGCCATGAACTTGACGAAGAAACGCAGAAAATCTACGACGGCATCTTTGAAGACAGCCAAGTAAAAGACCGTCCCCTCTCTGACTGGGCAGGCGATTGGCAATCGGTGTATCCGTACTTGAAAAGCGGCGAACTCGATGAAGTTTTTGCGGATAAAGCATTGCATTCAGACGAGATGACTGCTGAAGAATACAAGGAATACTACACAGTCGGCTATAAGACAGACGTCGACCGTGTCGTCATCGAAGAAGAGACCGTTACGTTCTTTAAAGACGGGAAAGAACTTTCCGGCGAGTACGTCTACGACGGCTATGAAATCCTTACATATGAAGCTGGCAACCGCGGCGTCCGCTTTGTCTTCAAATTAGCCCAAGAAACAGCAGGCCTTCCGCAGTTTATCCAATTCAGCGACCATAGCATTTTCCAAACCGACGCATCCCATTATCACCTGTACTGGGGCGATGACCGTCAAGCTTTGCTGGACGAAGTCGTGAACTGGCCGACTTATTATCCATCCCAAATGGACGGCCATACGATTGCCCATGAAATGATGGCACATTAA
- a CDS encoding sigma factor-like helix-turn-helix DNA-binding protein, with translation MEEIKERWAEANSVNIAQQLDVATALGLLPDKYKKVLMLRFYQDFTVKQIANVMDCPEGTVKTALHRGLTMLKKDLKGVYADEGQRDFN, from the coding sequence ATGGAGGAAATTAAAGAGCGGTGGGCAGAAGCGAATTCAGTGAATATTGCTCAGCAGCTGGATGTGGCGACTGCGTTGGGTTTATTACCCGACAAATACAAGAAGGTATTGATGTTGCGGTTTTATCAGGATTTTACAGTGAAGCAAATTGCAAACGTTATGGATTGTCCAGAAGGAACGGTGAAGACGGCGCTTCACAGAGGACTGACCATGCTGAAAAAAGACTTGAAGGGAGTGTATGCAGATGAAGGGCAACGAGATTTCAATTAA
- a CDS encoding DUF4179 domain-containing protein: MVVPGGCGHPAFAGISACTLTASPALANYMAQLPVIGNVFKIFAEKEEGLEQYERFSEKVGLSQTSGGATISIDQAVYDGANVTFTYTITSDKKLDSSARITGFPVLLEAEGTMLEWNGMLQKEALPELFRCRISTKKRRK; this comes from the coding sequence ATGGTTGTACCCGGCGGCTGTGGCCACCCTGCTTTTGCCGGTATTTCGGCTTGTACTCTAACAGCGTCTCCAGCATTGGCCAATTATATGGCGCAGTTGCCGGTCATTGGTAATGTATTCAAGATTTTTGCGGAAAAAGAGGAAGGACTGGAGCAGTATGAACGTTTCAGCGAAAAAGTAGGATTATCCCAAACGAGCGGTGGGGCGACCATCTCTATTGATCAAGCGGTTTATGACGGTGCCAATGTGACGTTCACCTACACCATAACTTCGGATAAAAAGTTAGATAGCTCCGCACGTATTACTGGGTTCCCTGTATTGCTTGAAGCGGAAGGGACAATGCTGGAATGGAATGGGATGCTGCAGAAGGAGGCATTGCCGGAATTGTTTCGATGCCGCATCTCAACGAAAAAGCGGCGCAAGTGA
- a CDS encoding DUF5643 domain-containing protein, whose protein sequence is MEWDAAEGGIAGIVSMPHLNEKAAQVNVLWEPGSIVTEQGEIIGDWKFEFAVSQLTKEPFALDKKVAESGVTVYFTEVTVTDIAVNIAYQQMVEPSLLENSGAVEAEVIAKDNLGTVYEVPYNGGSTEAGARTWEDIKWTATMRSLNPQATSLTFYPFAHTSWMINQKDVRSKRIEFDALEINLIDATHKIVKDPVVLTLPKPDELE, encoded by the coding sequence ATGGAATGGGATGCTGCAGAAGGAGGCATTGCCGGAATTGTTTCGATGCCGCATCTCAACGAAAAAGCGGCGCAAGTGAATGTGCTGTGGGAGCCAGGAAGTATCGTAACGGAACAGGGAGAAATAATCGGTGATTGGAAATTTGAGTTTGCCGTCAGCCAGCTCACAAAAGAGCCGTTTGCCCTTGATAAGAAAGTGGCGGAAAGCGGTGTGACCGTTTACTTCACTGAAGTGACTGTAACCGATATCGCTGTGAATATTGCCTACCAGCAAATGGTGGAACCTTCTCTTTTGGAGAATTCGGGGGCTGTAGAAGCGGAAGTGATAGCTAAAGACAATCTAGGAACGGTTTACGAAGTTCCTTATAACGGCGGTTCTACTGAGGCGGGAGCAAGAACCTGGGAAGATATCAAGTGGACAGCCACAATGAGGAGCTTAAATCCGCAAGCTACGTCATTAACATTTTATCCGTTTGCGCATACCAGCTGGATGATTAATCAAAAAGATGTTAGATCAAAGCGTATTGAGTTTGATGCCCTTGAAATCAATTTAATTGACGCTACACATAAAATTGTGAAAGATCCAGTTGTTCTGACGCTACCTAAACCGGATGAATTGGAATGA
- a CDS encoding DUF2798 domain-containing protein — protein sequence MHQEKRLPRNGKEGFLYGTIISTLTVLFMTTYSIIYFTGEFNGDIAITILKTLPIIWIIVMLIEPTIFGRIAEALTAKFTQPTDSFNSKILFRILFTVLGMSAAMTLIADVVINGLHSELFSNWLLNWPRNFIIVLFAEVLVIQPIARFFMVKMHETQDKKDTANAKVQS from the coding sequence ATGCATCAAGAAAAAAGATTGCCGCGAAACGGCAAAGAAGGCTTTTTGTACGGAACCATTATTTCAACATTGACCGTACTATTTATGACGACTTACAGCATCATTTATTTTACCGGAGAGTTCAACGGCGATATAGCAATCACCATTTTGAAAACATTGCCGATTATATGGATCATTGTCATGCTTATTGAACCCACTATTTTCGGTCGAATTGCAGAAGCGCTAACAGCAAAATTCACCCAGCCAACGGATAGCTTCAACTCCAAAATTCTATTCCGCATTCTGTTCACAGTACTCGGAATGTCAGCTGCCATGACATTGATCGCTGATGTTGTGATCAACGGACTTCATTCGGAGCTCTTCAGCAACTGGCTCCTCAACTGGCCACGCAACTTCATCATCGTTCTGTTTGCTGAAGTTCTGGTCATTCAACCGATTGCCCGTTTTTTCATGGTGAAAATGCATGAAACGCAAGACAAAAAAGATACAGCGAACGCTAAAGTTCAGTCATAA